In a genomic window of Streptomyces roseoviridis:
- a CDS encoding helix-turn-helix transcriptional regulator, whose product MPKDAAVEEFAGLVRTLKARDGRSYEALGRRLSVSASTLHRYCSGTTVPEQFAVVDRLALLCGADEEERRALEAAWSRADRARRPALPEPGAGSECGTRPRSGGGSEPGTEPECAPEPPPSPQPRPNPEPAPEPEPAPVHAHVPGLPSRWRRWGWAGVVTGLLALVGAVTLGAVLLPGKARERAAEAPAPLTWTVASHIWENGCGHTYLVQRTPPGPPEAADAQSWAAAQGAVHGGETLVRISVQGRSSDAVVLQALHVRVVDRAGPLPWRAYRMDEGCGGSVTPRHFAVDLDRPRPLARPVDGFDATGDGRTIPAVSFPYAVTATGPEELLVAARTAGCDCRWYLELEWSSKGRSGTVRITDEGGRPFRTSGAADGPAYTYDTAGRRWITSTDSGQSG is encoded by the coding sequence ATGCCGAAGGACGCCGCCGTCGAGGAGTTCGCGGGGCTCGTGCGCACGCTGAAGGCGCGGGACGGGAGGAGTTACGAGGCGCTGGGCCGGCGCCTGAGCGTCAGCGCGTCCACCCTCCACCGCTACTGCTCGGGGACGACCGTCCCGGAGCAGTTCGCCGTGGTCGACCGCCTCGCCCTGCTGTGCGGGGCGGACGAGGAGGAGCGACGGGCCCTGGAGGCGGCCTGGAGCCGCGCGGACCGCGCCCGCCGCCCCGCGCTGCCCGAGCCCGGGGCGGGGTCCGAGTGCGGCACTCGGCCCCGGTCCGGCGGAGGGTCCGAGCCCGGCACGGAGCCCGAGTGCGCCCCGGAGCCCCCGCCGAGCCCGCAGCCCCGGCCGAACCCGGAGCCGGCCCCCGAGCCCGAGCCGGCACCCGTGCACGCGCACGTGCCGGGCCTCCCGTCCCGGTGGCGCCGGTGGGGCTGGGCGGGCGTGGTCACCGGGCTGCTGGCGCTCGTGGGGGCGGTGACGCTCGGAGCCGTACTCCTGCCCGGCAAGGCACGGGAGCGGGCGGCCGAGGCACCGGCGCCGCTGACGTGGACGGTCGCCTCGCACATCTGGGAGAACGGGTGCGGGCACACCTACCTCGTGCAGCGGACGCCCCCTGGCCCGCCGGAGGCCGCCGACGCGCAGAGCTGGGCGGCGGCGCAGGGGGCCGTGCACGGCGGGGAGACGCTCGTGCGGATCTCGGTCCAGGGGCGGTCGTCCGACGCGGTCGTCCTCCAGGCCCTGCACGTGCGCGTGGTGGACCGAGCCGGGCCGCTGCCGTGGCGCGCGTACCGGATGGACGAGGGCTGCGGCGGGTCCGTCACCCCGCGCCACTTCGCCGTGGACCTCGACCGGCCGCGTCCGCTCGCCCGCCCCGTGGACGGCTTCGACGCGACCGGCGACGGCCGCACGATCCCCGCCGTCTCCTTCCCGTACGCGGTCACGGCCACCGGGCCGGAGGAGCTGCTGGTCGCCGCGCGGACGGCGGGCTGCGACTGCCGCTGGTACCTGGAGCTGGAATGGAGCTCGAAGGGACGCTCGGGGACCGTGCGGATCACGGACGAGGGCGGGCGGCCGTTCCGTACCAGCGGGGCGGCGGACGGGCCGGCGTACACGTACGACACCGCCGGTCGGCGCTGGATCACATCCACCGACTCTGGACAGAGCGGTTGA
- a CDS encoding DUF397 domain-containing protein, producing MNERTIPDASVLTGWRKSTYSGNEGGSCVEVLDGHPSGVPVRDSKNPHGPALVFAAAGWTSFITSVKAGR from the coding sequence GTGAATGAACGAACCATCCCCGACGCCTCGGTCCTGACCGGCTGGCGCAAGTCGACGTACAGCGGAAACGAAGGCGGCAGTTGCGTCGAGGTCCTCGACGGCCATCCGTCGGGCGTCCCGGTCCGCGACTCGAAGAACCCTCACGGCCCCGCGCTCGTCTTCGCCGCGGCAGGCTGGACCTCGTTCATCACGAGCGTCAAGGCCGGGCGGTAG
- a CDS encoding acyl-CoA dehydrogenase family protein, whose product MRRTVFNEDHEAFRETIRAFIEAEVVPVYDEWFAAGQAPRDFYYKLGELGVFGINVPEEFGGAGLDTHKFEAVLYEETARAGVQFGGSGVHVLLALPYIKMLATDEQKKRYLPKFVSGEEMWALAMTEPGTGSDVAGMKTTAKLSEDGTHYVLNGAKTFITGGVHADRVIVCARTSAPSAEDRRFGISLFAVDTKSEGYSIGRKLDKLGLRTSDTAELAFVDVKVPAEDLLGEEGKGFSYLGHNLASERWGIAFGAYAQAKAAIRFAQQYVTDRTVFGKPVAHFQNTKFELAACQAEVDAAEAVADRALEALDAGELTPAEAASAKLFCTEVAHRVIDRCLQLHGGYGYMNEYPIARLYADNRVNRIYGGTSEIMKSIIAKSMGL is encoded by the coding sequence GTGCGCCGTACCGTATTCAACGAGGACCACGAGGCGTTCCGGGAGACCATCCGGGCCTTCATCGAGGCCGAGGTCGTTCCGGTCTACGACGAGTGGTTCGCCGCCGGTCAGGCGCCCCGCGACTTCTACTACAAGCTCGGTGAGCTGGGCGTCTTCGGCATCAACGTGCCCGAGGAGTTCGGCGGCGCCGGTCTGGACACCCACAAGTTCGAGGCCGTCCTCTACGAGGAGACCGCTCGGGCCGGCGTGCAGTTCGGCGGCTCCGGCGTGCACGTCCTGCTGGCGCTCCCGTACATCAAGATGCTCGCCACCGACGAGCAGAAGAAGCGTTACCTCCCGAAGTTCGTCTCCGGCGAGGAGATGTGGGCCCTCGCGATGACCGAGCCGGGCACCGGCTCCGACGTCGCGGGCATGAAGACCACCGCCAAGCTCTCCGAGGACGGCACCCACTACGTCCTCAACGGCGCCAAGACCTTCATCACCGGCGGCGTCCACGCCGACCGCGTCATCGTCTGCGCCCGCACCTCCGCCCCCTCGGCCGAGGACCGCCGCTTCGGCATCTCCCTCTTCGCCGTGGACACCAAGTCCGAGGGCTACTCGATCGGCCGCAAGCTCGACAAGCTGGGCCTGCGCACCTCCGACACCGCCGAGCTGGCGTTCGTCGACGTCAAGGTGCCGGCCGAGGACCTGCTCGGCGAGGAGGGCAAGGGCTTCTCCTACCTCGGCCACAACCTCGCCTCCGAGCGCTGGGGCATCGCCTTCGGCGCCTACGCCCAGGCCAAGGCCGCGATCCGGTTCGCCCAGCAGTACGTGACCGACCGCACCGTGTTCGGCAAGCCGGTCGCGCACTTCCAGAACACCAAGTTCGAGCTGGCCGCCTGCCAGGCCGAGGTCGACGCCGCCGAGGCCGTCGCCGACCGCGCCCTGGAGGCGCTGGACGCGGGCGAGCTCACCCCGGCCGAGGCCGCCTCCGCCAAGCTCTTCTGCACCGAGGTCGCCCACCGCGTCATCGACCGCTGCCTCCAGCTGCACGGCGGCTACGGCTACATGAACGAGTACCCGATCGCGCGCCTGTACGCGGACAACCGCGTCAACCGCATCTACGGCGGCACCAGCGAGATCATGAAGTCGATCATCGCCAAGTCGATGGGTCTGTAA
- a CDS encoding helix-turn-helix transcriptional regulator, whose amino-acid sequence MTNVYGEWLKARREAAGLTQQELADRTIMTRSHIAHIEAGRRIPSQEDARRLDRALSTGDVLQSFLPKQDVAVADYFEAALELEQQATVIREFALSFVPGILQTEKYARAVLSTSFPPVSEEECDRLVVTRLQRAKVLVNPVNPVVWALIDEAVLRRVVGSEEVMAQQITHMVRLVESGRVRVHVLPFGLGVHTLMQGMLTLMKFEDQPPVAYSEGIQVGQVHDSPTVVDRLEGAYDLALSDALPLKESLALLRATVKGYGHRE is encoded by the coding sequence ATGACGAATGTCTACGGCGAGTGGTTGAAGGCCCGACGCGAGGCCGCCGGCCTCACCCAACAGGAGCTGGCGGACCGTACGATCATGACCCGCTCGCACATCGCCCACATCGAGGCGGGCCGCCGGATTCCCTCACAGGAGGACGCCCGCAGGCTCGACAGGGCGCTGAGCACGGGCGATGTGTTGCAGAGCTTCCTGCCCAAGCAGGACGTGGCGGTCGCGGACTACTTCGAGGCGGCGCTGGAACTCGAACAACAGGCGACGGTGATCCGCGAGTTCGCCCTGTCGTTCGTTCCGGGCATCCTTCAGACGGAGAAGTACGCGCGTGCGGTTCTGAGTACCTCCTTCCCCCCTGTGAGTGAAGAAGAATGTGACAGGCTCGTTGTCACACGTCTCCAGCGCGCGAAGGTGCTGGTCAATCCGGTGAACCCGGTGGTCTGGGCGCTGATCGACGAGGCGGTACTGCGCCGGGTCGTGGGCAGCGAGGAGGTCATGGCGCAGCAGATCACGCACATGGTCCGCCTGGTGGAGTCGGGGCGGGTGAGGGTCCATGTGCTGCCGTTCGGGCTGGGAGTCCACACCCTGATGCAAGGCATGCTCACGCTCATGAAGTTCGAGGACCAGCCACCAGTGGCGTACTCGGAGGGCATCCAGGTGGGGCAGGTGCACGACTCACCAACCGTGGTCGACCGCCTCGAAGGCGCCTACGATCTTGCACTGAGCGACGCACTGCCGCTCAAGGAGTCACTTGCCCTCCTGCGGGCGACAGTGAAGGGCTACGGACACCGTGAATGA